The window GGTCTTCAACTTTTTTGCTGTAATAGTTCACAGTAACATTGATACGTCCTTTCAGGAATGACATGTCTGCACCAATCTCTGTTTCTTTCTGCGTTTCTGGCTTTACATTCTCGTTAGCCAATTGGCCGGGGCTCATTAAAGCTGTTCTGCCAACCAATGGAGAAGCATTGTAGATATTGAAACGAGAGTAAGCGCCAATACCTGTTAAGTTACCACTCTCACCATAAGCAGCGCGAATCTTCAGATAATCCCACCACTTGCTGATAGAAGAATTCTGCCAGAAATTCTCATCGCTGATAACATAGCTGGAGCTGAGTTTCAGGTAAAGCTGGTTGCGTTGGTTTTCACCAAATACAGATGAACCATCCACACGGGCAGCACCTGTTAAGAACAAGCGGTTCTTATACTTGAAGTTTTGCTGTAAGTAACCACCAGAGATAGAAATTTCGCTGCGCTGATCAGATCCTGGAAGAACAGTACTTGCACCTTGAACCGTTTGTACCAACGGTGCCATACCACGTCCCTGCAATACTGTGAAAATGCCTTTTTCATACTGCATAGAGTAGCCTAACTGTGTGGTGCTCTGGAGATCTTTTGTGATATTCTTATTCAGTGTAGCATTCAATTCGTGGTTGATCAGGAATTGTTGGTTGTTACCTGCACTAGCGTAACCATTTTGAGTTGGATCCAGTGTAAGACCACCACCCCAGAATGCAGGGCTTGCATTATATGTATATGGAGGAATATACGTTGTACCGTTTTGAGCGATATTGTCAATACCCATTGTGTAGTCGATAGTGAAGTCTTTGAAAGGCTTCAGTTTCAGACCAAGAGAAGAAATGATACGGTTGGTCTCATTCTTTTGCTTGATGTCTTCAATAACACTTACAGGGTTAACACGACCTCTTTCACCAACAGCCAATAAGTTGCCGTTACCATCACGCTGCCAGATATTATGGAAGTTACCAATGATGGTTACGCTGTTTATAGGTGAGAAGAAGCTGTTACCATCAGGCTTTTCATTGGCGTTGCTGTTGATATAGTTCAAACCAACACTCAAAGAAGCCCATTTGGACAATTCCTGATCAACGTTTACACGGAAGCTGAATCTTCTGAAATCAGTGTTTTTAATAATACCTTGATTGTAGAAATAAGAAGCTGACGCGAAGTATTTGGTTTTATCCTTACCGCCGCGGATAGAAACGTTGTTATCTGTACCTAACCCGTTTTGGAAAATATAATCCCAGTAATCATAGCGGGTTACATTGGTTGTATTGGTTAAAGCTGGTGTAAGAATGTCTTGCGTTTGTGCGGTAGGTCCGTCTGTTGGTCCGCCAAATTTTGTTGGCGCTTCGTTATAGCCTACAGACTTTCTCAGACTACTGCTCATGACGCTGGTGCTGAAACTAACTACGGGAGCACCGCTGCTGCCGCGCTTAGTAAAGATTTGTACAACACCTGCATTGGCACGAGAACCATAGATGGCCGCAGCTGCTGCGCCGTTCAGTACTTCAACACGCTCAATGTCGGCGGGGTTGATATCCACCATACGGTTTGGCTGAGGCGAAATCAAACCATCGTAAGCATCTTGTGTATTGGTTACTCTTCTTGCACTATTGCTAACGATAACACCATCCACAATATACAAGGGTTCACTGCTGGAGCTGATGGTGCTTACCCCGCGTAAGCGCACACTCATGCTACCACCGGGATCACCACTGTTCTGAATGATTTGTGCACCGGGAGTTTTACCCTGTAATGCAGACAATACGTTAGATGGAGCAGCTTTAGTCAGTACATCGCCTTTTACTGTGGCGATATAGTTACCTAATTGCTTTTTGGTTGTACCGGCAGAAGTACCCGTAACAACAACTTCGTCCAAACCCGCAGCGTCTTCTTTCAAACTTACATTTAGCTCTACTTCACTTGCTGATGTAGCAACAGTAAAACTCTTGTCCTGTGATTTGAAACCCACTGAAGAAAATTGGGCAACGTACTGACCTGGTTTAAGATTTGCAGTTAGTTCGTAAGTGCCAC is drawn from Chitinophagales bacterium and contains these coding sequences:
- a CDS encoding SusC/RagA family TonB-linked outer membrane protein translates to MKYAILPQKRRFMQFFAAASLMLISFALPAQVVIKGKVTDAGGNAIPGASVTIKNTTLGAAAGPSGTYELTANLKPGQYVAQFSSVGFKSQDKSFTVATSASEVELNVSLKEDAAGLDEVVVTGTSAGTTKKQLGNYIATVKGDVLTKAAPSNVLSALQGKTPGAQIIQNSGDPGGSMSVRLRGVSTISSSSEPLYIVDGVIVSNSARRVTNTQDAYDGLISPQPNRMVDINPADIERVEVLNGAAAAAIYGSRANAGVVQIFTKRGSSGAPVVSFSTSVMSSSLRKSVGYNEAPTKFGGPTDGPTAQTQDILTPALTNTTNVTRYDYWDYIFQNGLGTDNNVSIRGGKDKTKYFASASYFYNQGIIKNTDFRRFSFRVNVDQELSKWASLSVGLNYINSNANEKPDGNSFFSPINSVTIIGNFHNIWQRDGNGNLLAVGERGRVNPVSVIEDIKQKNETNRIISSLGLKLKPFKDFTIDYTMGIDNIAQNGTTYIPPYTYNASPAFWGGGLTLDPTQNGYASAGNNQQFLINHELNATLNKNITKDLQSTTQLGYSMQYEKGIFTVLQGRGMAPLVQTVQGASTVLPGSDQRSEISISGGYLQQNFKYKNRLFLTGAARVDGSSVFGENQRNQLYLKLSSSYVISDENFWQNSSISKWWDYLKIRAAYGESGNLTGIGAYSRFNIYNASPLVGRTALMSPGQLANENVKPETQKETEIGADMSFLKGRINVTVNYYSKKVEDLLISRFIAPSQGYTSLLGNVGSLSNKGIELAIGGSPIRKKDFSWNVDVIYNRNRNRVENIPQGLIQFNLPAGAVSLLPGQPVGVFYGFFFARDAAGNMIKNASGIPVQERGTQLTPNTYTTQRDAGGLPTGTPLRRVIGNPNPDWTGTLVNTFNYKKLSLRIQLDAVQGVDVFNADFRTRQGVGNGKEFAEKEHRGQLPRGYISSIYAIEEWRIDNGSFVKLRELALSYSFGKVNKAFSDLSVTFSGRNLISWDNYQGFDPETNAGGGATLARGIDFGNVPIPRTFNFTINAKF